ataaagttatttattgtattttttatattttcaagtttcaTTACTTGAATTTGGAATTTCTTTTTGCTATCTATGTGATAGGTAGCATATTACCACTAGAATACGCCGTTGTTGATTCAGAAAATGACGCATCATGGAGGTGAGTTTTTGAGAAATTCAAACATGTATATGGTGAAGAACcaaatatgtgtgttgtttcggaccggaatgagagtatattgaAGGCAACATCTACTGTTTATACCGGCATGGCACATTATGcttgcatgtggcatatttggaTAAATGTAAGGTCAAAGTTCAAGAAAAATTATCTAAAGTTAAGCGAATTGTACTTTGCCACGACACAATCATACACGtttgatgaatttaatgaaagaatgtcaaagattgaagagatCGACAAACATGTTAAAGCATACCTATACGATATTGGCTATCACAGATGGTCTCTGGTACATGCTACGGTGAACAGAACATGGACGACGACATCAAACATTGCAGAGTCCTTGAATGCGGTAACCAAAGATGTAAGAGAGTTGCCCGTAATAGAACTATTAGAGTACATGAGGACAATTCTTGAACGTTGGACTAATAAAAAGTTATTGAATGCAAAGGGTATGTTCACATACCTTGgaaaaaaatacaacaaagagttgGAGGATAATAGGACATTATTGCAGAAGATGAGAGTAAGTTATGGCCAATAACATCAGATCATTGATTTCAACAAACTAAATATATACTGATAATTGTAGAAATATTGTTGtataattgtagttattttgttttgTATCTGTTGCTGACAAATTGTTATGTGTTTGTAATGAAATTGTAGGTGAGGGTTTAAACAGATTACATCCATACTGTGATAGATGGTGTGAAGCGCTTCATTATTTGCCTTCAAAATAAGAGATGTAGTTGTGGACAATTCCAGCTTGATGAACTTCCATGTCCACATGCTTTGGCGGCTTTGAGGCACATGAACGAGTCTTATAAAAACTATTGTTCTCCTTATTACACGGGGGAAAGCCTTCTGCAGACTTATAAAATACCAGTAGACCTGTTGCCTATGAAAGCAAATGGAATGTGCCACAACATATAACTGAAGAAGTTGTAATGCCAACTATTGGGAAAAGGCATCCAGGGAGatctcaaaaaaaatatatacaaaccaTATGATGAAGTAAATGCAAAGAAGTATAAGGTTTCATACGGCAACTGCGGACTAGAAAggcataacaaaagatcttgtaggaatgctctcaaaagaaaataaaaattgataTAGTTTAAAGAATTTTTTCTTACTGAGTACTATTGATGATAATCTATCCTTTAAGACATATTAAGTTGTATTTGTTCTGTTCTAGAGAATTATAGTTGTGGTGTAATTGTGTTGTTAATTTGAATAAAGATTGTCTCCTATAATGAATGTTTGCTAAACATATTTTAACTCTTAATGTAATTGGTTTATAGTTGTTTTGTTCAAATACtggatttatttattacttttcaGCCTTTCCCAACAACACTGCTAAAATTGAAtagattatgtatttttttttatagtaGTTGTAGACATAGTTATAGTTAATGCTGTAAAGAAATTATATAGTACCAATATCGAGATTAATTACTAACAActttcaaccaaaaaaaatgtCACAAATATTTTTTATTCTAAGTAGTAGAATTCTGgacaaaataacaaaacaaaaggtaaaaCAACTGTAGCACAAATCTGCTACAAATAAATTATAGCTGACTTGTTCTCAATAAATAATTTttctacaactttactacaatccAGCTACAACTAAACACTTTAACTATAATTTTTCTACTGAAAAGGGCAACTAATTCTTTTTGCTCCGGACTCGTGTTCTCTCCTTCACAGCTAATGCACTTTTTCTTCTTGCTAATCTGTCAGTCATTTCACTTTCACTAATTGCACCAAGCTCTTGCTATTTTCTAGCATAATCCCAAAGGAGCGCTCCATAGCGTCTACGGTGTTGATCAATATCAGAAAGGTCTTCCTATGAAATTGATAGCTCTCCAATGCTGACATATTCTGCAAATGCCACCACGTATACACCACAGTCACTgcaaaaaataataggaaaaaagATTTAGCATTCAATATAAAATACAATTGGTTAAATAGAAGGAAAATCAGCACATACAATGATCCCTTTTTTTGCTGGGGTATCTCACCGACCAACCACTGAATTTCAAGAGGGTCAGTAACACATTTTTCAATGTATGCCTTTGTGTTCTTGTAGTTAATGTCTGGATGCTTTCCATAAAAATCGGTGCATGACAAGTAGAGGGGGATCATAATAGCTAACTTGTCGACAACAGATTCAACAAGTTTGTGATTTTGTGAAAAGACCATAGAATCATAAACATATAGAACCCTATCGGTAATGTCAAACGCAACCAATAACCAATGAAATTTTTCCACAATGTTTATGGGCATATTCACAAAATCAACTTTGTCCCATGCAATATTTGCAAGTAATCGGTACCCCAATATGTATTGTGATACAACGTCCTGGGGTTTGACAACAGCAAGCTTCCTATCAGCAGGAGCATTAATGTACCTCTCATAAATTTGTTCAATTCTAGTTTGAAGATACAGTCAGTGGTGGTAAACCGTATTTTATTTTCAGGACCATACTTTCCTCTCTTcctaaaatagtataaaatatcatcaatgtgctggaaaaaaaattattatttctcaAT
This DNA window, taken from Nicotiana tabacum cultivar K326 chromosome 4, ASM71507v2, whole genome shotgun sequence, encodes the following:
- the LOC142179833 gene encoding uncharacterized protein LOC142179833 — protein: MAHYACMWHIWINVRSKFKKNYLKLSELYFATTQSYTFDEFNERMSKIEEIDKHVKAYLYDIGYHRWSLVHATVNRTWTTTSNIAESLNAVTKDVRELPVIELLEYMRTILERWTNKKLLNAKGMFTYLGKKYNKELEDNRTLLQKMRVRV